One window of the Cryptomeria japonica chromosome 7, Sugi_1.0, whole genome shotgun sequence genome contains the following:
- the LOC131049507 gene encoding glycosyltransferase family 92 protein Os08g0121900, with product MLTLISGGPLQVGFVDTQGQAFIDILHPGDVTIFSRGTLHFELNVGTEEANYISALNSQNPGVVTSSMPKLKLPLKSVATAFNITQQAVKKLDSTIYASDSHSPKINGVHWEPYAPTRHNVSRYPWPWAKTQEAEFSHCAFMAREKFQWMMYTDVGEFVLSDSWLNEQVGPEDKGFQEVKPNCKDLTSGALLNMVMSLSSQGTAFKNFRISYRATFLQAWIEFKVMFRSRVSAYVMDWSESKYSASQDRTPGLSNKAIQPDDWEHRFCEVIDTALKDFAIRVF from the exons ATGCTTACTCTTATCTCAGGAGGGCCTCTTCAAGTTGGTTTTGTTGACACTCAAG GTCAAGCTTTCATCGATATTTTGCATCCTGGAGATGTCACCATATTTTCGAGGGGGACACTGCATTTTGAGCTTAATGTTGGAACTGAAGAAGCTAATTATATCTCTGCTCTCAACAGTCAAAATCCTGGTGTTGTG ACAAGCAGCATGCCAAAATTGAAGCTTCCATTGAAAAGTGTGGCAACAGCTTTCAACATCACCCAACAAGCTGTGAAGAAATTAGATTCAACGATATATGCCAGTGATTCCCACTCCCCCAAAATAAATGGCGTCCATTGGGAACCATATGCACCGACCCGACATAATGTGAGCAGATATCCATGGCCATGGGCTAAGACACAGGAAGCAGAGTTTTCTCACTGTGCTTTCATGGCCAGGGAAAAGTTCCAATGGATGATGTATACCGAtgtgggtgagtttgtattatcTGATTCTTGGTTGAATGAGCAGGTGGGTCCTGAGGACAAGGGCTTTCAGGAAGTAAAACCCAACTGCAAGGATCTTACTTCAGGGGCTCTCTTGAACATGGTTATGAGTCTAAGTTCACAAGGAACAGCCTTCAAGAATTTCCGAATCTCATATCGGGCAACTTTCCTTCAA GCATGGATTGAGTTTAAGGTCATGTTTAGGAGtcgagtatctgcctatgttatgGATTGGAGTGAGTCTAAATATTCTGCTTCTCAGGACAGAACACCTGGCCTTAGCAATAAGGCCATTCAGCCAGATGATTGGGAACATAGATTTTGTGAGGTGATAGATACTGCATTGAAAGATTTTGCAATCAGGGTGTTTTGA